From a region of the Mercurialis annua linkage group LG1-X, ddMerAnnu1.2, whole genome shotgun sequence genome:
- the LOC126654770 gene encoding dehydrogenase/reductase SDR family member FEY-like, with translation MATKTTSSSSSSSSSTAPPPPEAIPPPSMAKRKKGLGWIEWLRGWMYVIHEMLFQRIMASHLQNPMPLPPVNDLTCIVTGSTSGIGSETARQLAEAGAHVIMAVRNTKGAHELIRKWQNEWSGIGLPLNIEVMELDLLSLESVAKFAEAWNARSGPLHALINNAGIFAIGEPQKFSKDGYEQHMQVNHLAPALLSILLLPSLIKGSPSRIINVNSVMHYVGFVDTEDMNVVSGKRKYTSLLGYSSSKLAQVMFSSVLHKRLPAEAGINVVCVSPGVVQTNVARDLPRIVQAGYRLIPYFIFSPQEGSRSALFSATDPQVPEYCEHLKADEWPVCAFISQDCRPTNPSEEAHSIETSHRLWEKTLEMIGLPSDAVERLVEGEEVTCRYGNHQE, from the exons atggCAACCAAAACGACGTCGTCTTCCTCTTCTTCGTCATCCTCAACAGCACCGCCACCACCGGAAGCAATTCCACCGCCGTCAATGgcgaaaagaaaaaaaggattAGGATGGATAGAATGGCTAAGAGGATGGATGTACGTAATCCACGAGATGCTATTTCAAAGAATAATGGCGAGTCACTTGCAAAACCCTATGCCTTTGCCTCCTGTTAATGACCTCACTTGCATTGTTACTGGATCCACCAGTGGTATCGGCTCTGAAACCGCCAG GCAATTGGCAGAGGCAGGGGCGCATGTTATAATGGCGGTCAGGAACACGAAAGGCGCTCATGAGCTGATTCGTAAGTGGCAGAATGAGTGGTCAGGAATTGGCCTTCCTCTAAATATTGAG GTAATGGAACTTGATCTTCTGTCGTTGGAGTCTGTTGCGAAGTTTGCTGAAGCGTGGAATGCGCGTTCTGGACCTTTGCATGCTCTTATTAATAATGCTGGAATATTTGCTATTGGAG AACCACAAAAATTTTCAAAAGATGGGTATGAACAGCACATGCAAGTGAATCATCTAGCTCCAGCATTGCTTTCAATATTGCTTTTGCCATCCCTAATCAAAGGCTCTCCTAGCCGAATTATTAATGTGAATTCAGTT ATGCATTACGTTGGCTTTGTTGACACAGAGGACATGAATGTTGTTTCTGGGAAGCGAAAGTATACAAGCTTATTGGGCTACTCTAGCAGCAAGTTAGCACAG GTTATGTTTAGTAGTGTTCTTCATAAGCGCCTTCCTGCAGAAGCCGGCATCAATGTAGTATGCGTCTCTCCTGGAGTTGTCCAGACCAATGTT GCAAGGGATCTTCCCAGAATCGTGCAAGCAGGTTACCGCCTGATACCGTATTTTATCTTCAGTCCGCAGGAGG GTTCGAGAAGTGCTCTTTTTTCAGCCACCGATCCTCAAGTTCCAGAATACTGTGAACATTTAAAAGCAGATGAGTGGCCTGTTTGTGCGTTCATCTCTCAAGATTGTCGACCAACAAATCCTTCCGAGGAAGCACACAGTATTGAAACTTCGCATAGATTGTGGGAAAAGACATTAGAGATGATTGGCCTTCCTTCAGATGCAGTGGAAAGACTTGTGGAAGGGGAAGAAGTTACATGTCGCTATGGAAACCATCAGGAGTAG